Proteins from a single region of Chrysemys picta bellii isolate R12L10 chromosome 9, ASM1138683v2, whole genome shotgun sequence:
- the LOC135973625 gene encoding uncharacterized protein LOC135973625, protein MQSSPAVMAVQSGNRKRAPAWTDREVLDLIAVWGDESVLSELRSKRRNAKIYEKISKDMAERGYSRDATQCRVKIKELRQGYQKTKEANGRSGSHPQTSRFYEALHSILGAAATTTPPVTVDSEDGILSTAGSSDMLGDGEDEEGDEEGEAVGSSHNADFPDSQDLFITLTEIPYEASPAITPDTESGEGSATPSATVSQPSLESHSQRLARIRRRKKRTREDMFSELMASSQAQAAQQTQWRENLTRMHQANMDREERWRQEDQQATQTLLGLLREQTDTLRRLVDVLQERRQEDRAPLQSISNRPPPPPSPIPTSPKVQRRRGGRVPANSHSTPAESSSSRRLSFPKI, encoded by the exons atgcagagctctccagcagtgatggccgtgcagtctgggaatagaaagagagccccagcatggactgatcgtgaagtcttggatctcatcgctgtgtggggcgatgagtccgtgctttccgagctgcgatccaaaagaaggaatgcaaagatctacgagaagatctctaaagacatggcagagagaggatacagccgggatgcaacgcagtgccgcgtgaaaatcaaggagctgagacaaggctaccagaagaccaaagaggcaaacggacgctccggatcccatccccagacatcccgtttctacgaggcactgcattccatcctcggtgctgccgccaccactaccccaccagtgaccgtggactctgaggatgggatactgtccacggccggttcctcagacatgttaggggacggggaagatgaggaaggagatgaggagggcgaggcagttggcagctctcacaacgctgatttccccgacagccaggatctcttcatcacccttacagagatcccctacgaagcgtccccagccattaccccggacacagaatctggtgaaggatcagcca ccccgtctgcgactgtctcacaacctagcctggaatcacactcccagaggctagcgcggattaggcgtaggaagaagaggacacgggaggacatgttctctgagcttatggcctcttcccaagcccaggcagcacagcagacccagtggcgggagaacttgacccgaatgcaccaagccaacatggatcgggaggagaggtggcggcaggaagaccagcaggcgactcaaacgctgcttggactactgagggagcaaacggacacgctccggcgccttgtggatgttctgcaggaacggaggcaggaggacagagccccgctgcagtccatctctaaccgccctcccccgccaccaagtcccatacccacctcacccaaagtgcaaagaaggagaggcggcagagtccctgctaactctcactccacccctgcagagagctctagtagcagaaggctctcatttcccaaaatttga